One genomic region from Chlamydia poikilotherma encodes:
- a CDS encoding NhaD family Na+:H+ antiporter produces MLKFQLCALFLFGYIAIVFEHIVRVNKSAVALAMGGLMWLVYFSHMQHADHMILAEEIADMAQVIFFLFAAMAIVELIDAHKGFSIIVRCCYIQSRTLLLWVLIGLSFFLSAALDNLTSIIIIISILKRLVKSREDRLLLGAICVISVNAGGAWTPLGDVTTTMLWINNKVTSWGIIRALFVPSLVCVLIAGICAQFMLKKRTTGMISKDVEMEGSPKKSGLIICIGLGSLLMVPIWKACLGVPPFIGALLGLGLVWLASDWIHSPHGEDRYHLRIPHILTKIDISSITFFIGILLAVNALTFSNVLSELSMSMDRIFSRNIVAIFIGLISSVLDNVPLVAATMGMYQVPMDDTLWKLIAYAAGTGGSILIIGSAAGVAFMGIEKVDFLWYFKKISWIALASYFGGLISYFMLERIAMFF; encoded by the coding sequence ATGTTGAAATTCCAATTGTGTGCTCTGTTTTTATTTGGATATATCGCGATTGTTTTCGAGCATATTGTGCGAGTGAATAAATCTGCTGTAGCTTTAGCTATGGGAGGTTTAATGTGGCTAGTTTATTTTTCTCATATGCAACATGCGGATCACATGATTCTAGCTGAAGAAATTGCTGATATGGCTCAGGTAATCTTTTTTTTATTCGCAGCGATGGCCATTGTTGAACTCATAGACGCACACAAGGGGTTTTCGATTATAGTGCGATGTTGTTATATACAATCTAGGACCTTGCTTCTTTGGGTTTTGATAGGACTTTCTTTCTTCCTATCCGCTGCCTTGGATAATTTAACATCTATCATCATCATTATTTCTATTTTGAAGCGTTTAGTTAAGTCTCGAGAAGATCGTCTACTTTTAGGAGCGATTTGCGTCATTAGTGTAAATGCTGGAGGTGCTTGGACCCCTTTAGGAGATGTAACGACAACAATGCTGTGGATTAATAATAAAGTGACCTCTTGGGGAATCATTCGTGCTTTATTTGTTCCTAGTTTAGTTTGTGTTCTTATAGCCGGAATTTGCGCACAATTTATGCTTAAGAAGAGAACCACGGGAATGATCTCTAAGGATGTTGAGATGGAAGGGTCTCCTAAAAAAAGTGGTTTAATCATTTGTATTGGTTTGGGATCTTTATTGATGGTTCCCATTTGGAAAGCCTGTTTAGGTGTTCCACCATTTATTGGAGCTTTATTAGGACTCGGGCTTGTTTGGTTGGCTAGCGACTGGATTCATTCTCCCCACGGGGAAGATCGCTATCACTTACGTATTCCTCATATTTTAACGAAGATCGATATTTCCTCTATTACCTTCTTTATAGGTATCTTATTAGCTGTTAATGCTTTGACTTTTTCTAATGTTCTCTCTGAACTTTCAATGAGCATGGACAGGATATTTTCTAGGAATATTGTGGCTATTTTTATTGGTCTTATTTCAAGCGTATTGGATAATGTTCCTCTTGTTGCTGCGACTATGGGTATGTATCAAGTCCCAATGGACGATACTTTATGGAAGTTGATTGCTTATGCAGCAGGTACCGGGGGAAGTATTTTAATCATTGGATCAGCTGCTGGAGTTGCCTTCATGGGTATCGAGAAAGTTGATTTCCTATGGTATTTTAAGAAGATCTCTTGGATTGCACTAGCTAGTTATTTTGGCGGTCTTATTTCATATTTTATGCTCGAGCGTATCGCTATGTTTTTTTGA
- a CDS encoding DUF720 domain-containing protein, producing MWFSSPALQTSPRAAIDVPGTSITGGPNTATADEIIAKFAKDSNPLIVTVYYVYQSVLVAQDNLSIIAQELQSNASAQTFLNNQEALYQYVTIPKNKLNDNSSAFLQDVQATNQAVGASRQALQNQISGLGNGSQVISSNLNTNNNIIQQSLQVGQALIQTFSQIVSLIANI from the coding sequence ATGTGGTTCTCTTCTCCAGCACTTCAAACTAGTCCCAGAGCCGCTATTGACGTTCCTGGAACATCCATTACAGGTGGACCCAATACAGCAACAGCTGACGAAATTATTGCAAAATTTGCTAAAGATTCCAACCCACTGATTGTTACCGTGTATTATGTATATCAGTCTGTATTGGTCGCTCAGGACAATTTATCTATTATTGCTCAAGAACTTCAGTCTAATGCTTCTGCTCAAACATTTTTAAACAACCAAGAAGCTTTATATCAGTATGTGACTATCCCTAAGAATAAATTAAATGATAACTCATCAGCATTCTTACAGGATGTTCAGGCAACAAATCAAGCTGTTGGAGCCTCTCGACAAGCACTGCAAAACCAAATTTCAGGACTAGGAAATGGTTCCCAAGTGATTTCAAGTAACTTGAACACTAACAACAACATTATCCAACAGTCCTTACAAGTAGGTCAGGCTTTAATTCAAACGTTCTCACAAATTGTGAGTTTGATAGCAAACATTTAA
- a CDS encoding methionyl aminopeptidase, translated as MKRNDPCWCGNKRKWKHCHYPQAPQVSWEQQKQYYASQYDITLKTPEQVEKIRHACQITACILDALCKASKEGVTTEELDQLSRQLHKEYNAIPAPLNYGSPPFPKTICTSLNEVICHGIPNDIPLRNGDIMNIDVSCIVDEYYGDCSRMVMIGDVSDIKKRVCQASLDCLNAAITILKPNLPLYEIGEAIEACADTYGFSVVDQFVGHGVGIKFHENPYVPHYRNHSNIPLAPGMTFTIEPMINVGKKEGIVDPRNHWEARTCDNQPSAQWEHTLLITETGYEILTLLEK; from the coding sequence ATGAAAAGAAACGATCCCTGCTGGTGTGGAAACAAACGCAAGTGGAAACATTGCCACTATCCCCAGGCCCCTCAAGTATCTTGGGAACAACAAAAACAATATTACGCGTCACAATATGACATTACTTTAAAAACTCCTGAGCAAGTTGAAAAAATTCGTCATGCCTGCCAAATTACCGCTTGCATCCTTGATGCTCTCTGTAAAGCATCTAAAGAAGGTGTAACCACAGAAGAATTAGACCAACTCTCACGGCAACTACATAAAGAATATAACGCTATCCCCGCACCTCTAAACTATGGGTCTCCACCTTTTCCAAAAACGATTTGCACTTCACTTAATGAAGTAATCTGTCATGGAATTCCGAATGATATTCCTTTAAGAAATGGCGATATTATGAACATCGACGTTTCTTGTATTGTTGATGAATACTATGGTGATTGTAGTCGTATGGTTATGATCGGTGATGTCTCTGATATCAAGAAACGCGTCTGTCAGGCATCTTTAGATTGTCTCAATGCAGCTATAACCATATTAAAACCTAATCTACCCTTATATGAAATTGGCGAAGCTATAGAAGCTTGTGCTGATACTTATGGGTTTTCTGTGGTAGATCAGTTCGTAGGTCATGGTGTAGGAATAAAATTCCATGAAAATCCTTATGTGCCTCATTATAGAAACCATAGTAATATACCCTTAGCTCCTGGAATGACATTTACCATAGAACCTATGATCAATGTTGGGAAAAAAGAAGGAATTGTTGATCCAAGAAATCATTGGGAAGCAAGAACTTGCGATAATCAGCCTAGTGCACAATGGGAGCACACTCTATTGATTACTGAGACAGGTTATGAGATATTAACCCTTCTAGAGAAGTAA
- a CDS encoding ABC transporter substrate-binding protein has protein sequence MKKKFLCYFLTISFLILFWEFFTKNNASFSFLCPPPSKIAVNFSDSMNLILSSSWYTLRGILGGFFLALLLSIGLVILMLTYKPAKDLLNPFFILVQCTPMFTLAPLIVLWFGWGLNAVIVPTALTVFFPLTITIYQGITSTPEELLEQFILHQATKKQIFIKLRLPYALPHIFSGLKIAMGSAGFAAIAGEWVASQSGLGILILESRRNYDMEMTFSGLFALTTVTFILFQLILLSEKLTFALFRIEKTTKRFRLPSRKFAFLLIPLLILPIWKVKTKQINPSNLTPITLLLDWTPNPNHIPLYVGVSKGFFRNQGIDLHIQKSTDTGAVIPHVLFEQVDLTLYHAIGVIKTSLQGASIQIVGSLIDSTLQGFIYRKEDNISKFEDLNNRVLGFCLNNSRDLSCLLETLRLRGVIPSDVRNVSSDLISPMLLKKIDFLYGAFYNIEGVKLDTLGMPVGYFLSDSYGLPTGPQLLLCGKKNTKATSPEVVEAIRIALQQSIDYCQKYPKKAFQAYLKATPDTPKIVKDEILQWEATLPLLAKSQEPLSQELGNTLLEAIAHRYPNFADKISNFSLNEIYPSNSQVCLGEKTHEQVEIKHLEVLPSVSGQH, from the coding sequence ATGAAAAAAAAGTTTTTATGTTACTTTCTAACTATTTCATTTTTAATTTTATTTTGGGAATTTTTTACTAAAAATAACGCATCATTTTCCTTTCTCTGTCCACCTCCATCAAAAATAGCAGTGAATTTTTCAGATTCTATGAATCTTATTCTTTCTTCTTCCTGGTATACTTTGCGAGGTATTTTAGGGGGATTCTTTTTAGCGCTATTATTGTCGATAGGATTAGTAATTCTTATGCTGACCTATAAGCCAGCAAAAGATCTCTTAAATCCATTTTTCATACTAGTACAATGCACTCCTATGTTCACCCTAGCACCGTTAATTGTGCTATGGTTCGGTTGGGGACTAAATGCTGTTATTGTCCCTACAGCACTTACGGTCTTTTTCCCTCTAACGATAACGATCTATCAAGGAATCACATCTACTCCTGAAGAACTCTTAGAACAATTTATCTTACATCAAGCAACGAAAAAACAAATCTTCATTAAACTACGCCTTCCCTATGCTCTTCCTCATATATTTTCCGGATTAAAAATTGCTATGGGATCCGCAGGATTCGCTGCTATTGCTGGAGAATGGGTAGCTTCACAGTCCGGTCTGGGTATTCTCATTCTTGAAAGTCGAAGAAACTACGATATGGAAATGACCTTTTCAGGATTATTTGCCCTAACAACAGTAACTTTCATCCTATTTCAATTAATTCTACTAAGCGAAAAACTTACCTTTGCTCTATTTCGCATAGAGAAAACAACGAAGAGATTTAGATTGCCAAGTAGAAAATTCGCTTTCCTACTCATTCCTTTGCTTATCCTACCTATATGGAAAGTCAAGACTAAACAGATAAATCCAAGTAACCTCACCCCTATAACCCTACTTTTAGATTGGACTCCTAACCCTAACCATATTCCTCTATATGTAGGGGTTTCTAAAGGATTTTTCCGTAATCAAGGTATAGATTTACATATTCAAAAAAGTACGGATACCGGCGCTGTTATTCCTCATGTTCTATTTGAACAAGTTGACTTGACTCTCTATCACGCAATTGGAGTAATAAAAACGTCTCTTCAGGGAGCCTCTATACAAATAGTAGGGTCTTTAATTGATTCTACCCTACAAGGGTTTATCTACAGAAAAGAAGACAATATTTCAAAATTTGAAGACTTAAATAATAGAGTATTGGGTTTTTGTCTAAACAACTCGAGAGACCTTTCCTGTCTATTAGAAACGTTGCGTCTACGCGGAGTTATTCCCTCGGACGTAAGAAATGTAAGCTCTGATTTAATTTCACCAATGTTATTGAAAAAAATCGATTTCCTCTACGGAGCGTTTTATAATATTGAAGGTGTTAAACTAGATACTTTGGGAATGCCTGTAGGCTATTTCCTCTCTGATTCTTATGGGCTTCCTACCGGTCCTCAACTTCTTCTATGTGGCAAAAAAAATACAAAAGCTACATCTCCTGAAGTTGTTGAAGCTATACGAATAGCTCTTCAACAAAGCATTGACTACTGTCAAAAATATCCTAAAAAAGCTTTTCAAGCTTATCTTAAAGCAACACCCGATACACCTAAAATTGTTAAAGATGAAATTCTTCAATGGGAAGCCACACTTCCTCTACTTGCAAAATCTCAAGAACCCTTAAGTCAAGAATTAGGGAACACGTTATTAGAAGCTATAGCACACCGTTATCCAAATTTTGCAGATAAGATCAGTAATTTTTCTCTAAATGAGATATACCCGTCTAATTCGCAGGTTTGCCTGGGTGAGAAAACACATGAGCAAGTCGAGATAAAACATCTCGAAGTACTTCCATCGGTTTCTGGTCAGCACTGA
- a CDS encoding CT847 family type III secretion system effector, whose product MNILSTVSNVDKVTTVVPPSTKVVPNNIVINKPSAIYFCISVMLQLSTSTTEFGKSIMTVLQDNTVVQQKKTKELMNLPLLKVPDLQKVDNFDETKPEYKNQTEIQAYQTSNQQISANRQLIQQELSAAQQRAQANQKAVNATSTESMKLLQATNALLSSLKEYTIKANLTTSPSD is encoded by the coding sequence ATGAACATCCTATCTACAGTATCAAATGTTGATAAGGTCACAACAGTTGTTCCCCCAAGTACAAAAGTTGTTCCCAATAATATTGTGATTAACAAACCTTCGGCTATCTATTTTTGCATTTCTGTAATGCTACAATTATCTACATCAACTACAGAATTTGGAAAATCAATTATGACAGTACTACAAGACAATACTGTAGTACAACAAAAGAAAACAAAAGAGCTTATGAACTTGCCTTTATTGAAAGTTCCTGACCTTCAAAAAGTTGATAACTTTGACGAAACTAAGCCCGAATATAAAAACCAAACAGAAATTCAAGCTTATCAAACGTCGAATCAGCAAATTTCTGCTAACCGACAGTTAATCCAACAAGAGCTTTCTGCCGCACAACAAAGAGCTCAAGCAAACCAAAAGGCTGTAAATGCTACATCTACGGAGTCTATGAAGTTATTACAAGCAACTAACGCTCTCCTATCTTCATTAAAAGAATATACTATTAAAGCAAATCTAACGACATCTCCGTCTGATTAA
- a CDS encoding solute carrier family 26 protein → MKVALSFKHLVPKLYTCIKEGYTFNTFKKDFLAGLTVGVLAFPFAIAIAIGVGVSPIQGLLASIIGGFIASALGGSRVLISGPTSAFISILYCISAKYGVEGLFTITLMGGVFLVAFGLTGLGTFIKYMPYPVVTGLTTGLAVIIFSSQIRDFLGLQMGDSVPTDFIAKWIAYWDYLWTWDSKAFAVGLFTLLIMIYFRNYKPRYPGVMIAIILASTLVWLLKIDIPTIGSRYGALPQSIPLPSFPHLSLTKILQLMPDALTIAVLSGIETLLSAVVADGMTGWRHQSNCQLVAQGIANIGTSFFAGMPVTGSLSRTAASIKSGATTPVAGLIHSAFICVILLALAPLTVKIPLTCLAAVLILIAWNMSEIHHFIHLFTAPKKDVVVLLTVFILTVMTTITSAVQVGMMLAAFLFMKQMSDLSDVISTARYFDENKQAKDDDLFSKSEVPAHTEIYEINGPFFFGIADRLKNLLNEIEKPPKIFILCMSRVPTIDASAMHALEEFFLECDRQGTLLLLAGVKKTPLSDLKRYHLDELIGVDHIFSNTKSALLFAQALINLESKSSH, encoded by the coding sequence GTGAAAGTCGCCTTATCGTTTAAACACCTTGTTCCCAAGCTTTATACTTGTATTAAGGAAGGTTACACCTTCAATACATTTAAAAAAGATTTCTTAGCCGGACTTACTGTAGGCGTTCTAGCATTTCCCTTCGCTATTGCTATTGCAATCGGTGTGGGCGTATCCCCTATTCAAGGTTTGCTAGCCTCGATCATTGGAGGTTTCATAGCCTCTGCTTTAGGTGGTAGTCGTGTTCTTATATCGGGACCAACAAGCGCTTTCATCTCTATACTTTACTGTATCTCAGCAAAATATGGTGTTGAGGGGTTATTCACAATTACCCTAATGGGAGGGGTATTCCTAGTAGCCTTTGGACTCACTGGGCTTGGCACTTTCATTAAATATATGCCATATCCAGTAGTTACAGGATTAACAACAGGTTTAGCTGTTATCATTTTTTCCTCTCAAATTAGAGACTTTTTAGGTCTACAAATGGGAGACAGCGTTCCTACAGATTTTATTGCTAAATGGATAGCTTACTGGGATTATCTGTGGACATGGGATAGTAAGGCTTTTGCCGTAGGGTTATTTACCCTACTGATCATGATTTATTTCCGCAATTATAAGCCACGATATCCAGGAGTAATGATTGCTATTATCTTAGCTTCGACACTAGTGTGGTTGCTAAAAATCGACATTCCTACGATTGGTAGTCGTTACGGAGCTCTCCCACAGTCAATACCCTTGCCTTCATTTCCACATCTTAGCCTGACAAAAATTTTACAGCTTATGCCGGATGCTTTAACTATTGCTGTTCTTTCCGGTATCGAAACTTTACTTTCAGCTGTAGTTGCTGATGGTATGACAGGATGGAGACATCAATCCAATTGCCAACTTGTTGCCCAAGGTATCGCAAATATCGGTACATCATTCTTTGCAGGAATGCCTGTAACAGGTTCCTTATCAAGAACCGCAGCAAGTATTAAATCTGGAGCTACAACTCCTGTAGCAGGATTAATTCATTCAGCCTTTATCTGTGTTATTCTTTTAGCTTTAGCACCGCTAACCGTAAAAATCCCCCTTACCTGTTTGGCCGCTGTTCTTATTCTTATTGCTTGGAATATGAGTGAAATCCATCACTTTATTCATTTATTCACTGCGCCTAAGAAAGATGTTGTTGTTCTCTTAACCGTCTTTATTCTTACAGTTATGACAACCATCACCTCTGCAGTGCAAGTAGGTATGATGTTAGCCGCATTTCTATTCATGAAACAGATGAGCGATCTATCTGACGTGATATCTACAGCAAGATATTTTGATGAAAATAAGCAAGCAAAAGATGATGATCTATTTTCAAAATCTGAAGTTCCTGCACATACAGAAATCTATGAGATCAACGGTCCTTTCTTCTTTGGAATTGCTGATAGATTGAAAAATCTTCTCAATGAAATAGAAAAACCCCCAAAGATTTTCATACTATGTATGAGCCGTGTACCTACAATTGATGCATCGGCTATGCATGCTCTAGAAGAGTTCTTCCTAGAATGTGATCGTCAAGGAACGCTTTTACTTTTGGCAGGAGTAAAAAAAACACCGCTAAGCGATCTTAAACGCTATCATTTAGATGAGCTTATCGGTGTTGATCATATCTTTTCAAATACGAAGAGTGCTCTTTTATTTGCTCAAGCTTTGATCAATTTAGAGAGCAAATCCTCTCATTAA
- a CDS encoding DUF720 domain-containing protein: protein MTVQPISTTSTASITTREATQAAQLPPLDPLNTPPIGALLFSIYELLLQAIEIRQQTVLTQSQQLNDNTNIQQQLNQATNQIKFAVVSAGGKEDEITRVQNQNQNYSAQRSNIQDELVTARQNGQIILSHASTNINIIQQLASQDSSFLKMTSSIGSTVNQLNKPPS from the coding sequence ATGACAGTACAACCTATAAGCACCACATCTACGGCTTCGATAACAACTAGAGAAGCGACGCAGGCTGCTCAACTTCCCCCACTGGATCCATTAAACACACCTCCTATTGGCGCATTGCTTTTTAGCATTTATGAGCTTCTTTTACAAGCGATTGAAATTCGACAACAAACAGTTCTGACTCAATCACAACAATTAAATGATAATACTAATATTCAACAACAATTAAACCAAGCAACTAATCAAATCAAATTTGCTGTAGTAAGTGCTGGGGGTAAAGAAGACGAAATTACTCGGGTACAAAACCAAAACCAAAACTACTCCGCTCAAAGATCAAACATTCAAGACGAATTAGTGACTGCTCGACAAAATGGACAAATTATTCTCTCACACGCATCTACGAACATTAATATCATCCAACAACTAGCTTCTCAAGACTCCTCATTCTTAAAAATGACAAGTTCCATTGGAAGTACAGTAAATCAACTGAATAAACCTCCTTCATAA
- a CDS encoding MarC family protein, with protein MLLTLINLSLLFYVLFDAPGSVPVFVSLLKHYSAKRQQRIILRECIFALVTLLLFVTFGRKFFQFLDISLYAFQFIGGVLLFSVSLKMMLVPPPVESDSSEPQSEPIFFPLAFPVITGPAVITSLLSYMEEDLFSKELILGAMIIAWVLSVFTLLSSSFFNRILGSSGLVALERLFSIALLLMSANLMLKGISIAFNIGFYIK; from the coding sequence ATGCTATTAACTCTGATTAATCTTAGCTTACTATTCTACGTGCTCTTTGATGCTCCAGGCTCTGTTCCTGTTTTCGTGTCTTTATTGAAGCACTACTCGGCAAAAAGGCAACAACGCATCATCCTTAGAGAATGTATCTTTGCTCTTGTTACCTTATTACTTTTTGTTACCTTTGGAAGAAAATTCTTTCAATTTCTTGACATCTCGCTATATGCGTTTCAATTCATTGGTGGTGTTTTATTGTTTTCAGTATCCTTGAAAATGATGTTGGTACCTCCACCTGTAGAATCCGATTCATCCGAACCTCAATCAGAGCCTATCTTTTTTCCTCTAGCCTTCCCTGTAATCACCGGGCCTGCCGTTATTACCTCATTGCTTAGCTATATGGAAGAAGATCTGTTTTCTAAAGAACTCATTCTTGGTGCTATGATTATCGCTTGGGTACTATCTGTATTCACCTTGTTAAGTTCGAGTTTCTTCAACCGCATTCTCGGATCTTCCGGTTTAGTTGCCTTAGAAAGATTGTTCAGTATTGCCTTATTATTAATGTCTGCAAACCTCATGCTCAAAGGTATTTCAATAGCATTTAACATAGGTTTTTATATTAAATAG
- the fumC gene encoding class II fumarate hydratase — protein MRQENDSLGIVEVPEDKLYGAQTARSQKYFSWAPEVMPQEVIRALVRIKKCAAKANRDLGFLDSKYCDMIVSATDEILEGKFDAHFPLKVWQTGSGTQSNMNVNEVIANLAIQRHGGVLGSKIPIHPNDHVNKSQSSNDVFPTAMHIAAVISLKKKLIPAMDHLQRALDAKVAEFRDCVKIGRTHLMDAVPMTLGQEFSGYSNQIRQSLERVAFSLTHMYELAIGGTAVGTGLNVPDGFIDKVIHYLRQETGEPFIVASNYFSALSNHDTLVNAHGVLATLACALTKIATDLSFLGSGPRCGLGELLFPENEPGSSIMPGKINPTQCEALQMVCAQVIGNNQAVIVGGSRGNFELNVMKPLIIYNFLQSVDILSGAMQAFADYFVSGLRVNKYRLKEYLDNSLMLVTALTPVLGYDKCSKMALKAFHDNISLKEACIQMGYLSGEEFDRFVVPESMVGKH, from the coding sequence ATGCGGCAAGAAAATGACAGTTTAGGAATTGTGGAAGTCCCTGAAGATAAATTATATGGCGCGCAAACTGCGCGTTCTCAAAAATATTTTTCTTGGGCTCCTGAGGTTATGCCTCAAGAAGTTATTCGTGCTTTAGTTAGGATTAAAAAGTGTGCTGCTAAAGCAAACCGTGATCTAGGATTTCTAGATTCAAAATATTGTGACATGATTGTTTCTGCTACTGATGAGATTCTTGAAGGCAAGTTTGACGCGCACTTTCCTTTAAAAGTGTGGCAAACAGGTAGCGGTACGCAATCCAACATGAATGTAAATGAGGTTATTGCTAATTTAGCTATTCAACGTCATGGAGGTGTTCTAGGTAGCAAAATACCAATACATCCTAACGATCATGTAAATAAATCCCAATCTTCTAATGATGTTTTCCCCACAGCGATGCATATTGCTGCGGTGATCAGTCTTAAGAAAAAGCTCATTCCTGCTATGGATCATCTGCAAAGGGCATTGGATGCTAAGGTTGCTGAATTTCGCGATTGTGTAAAGATAGGGAGAACACATTTAATGGATGCTGTTCCTATGACATTAGGACAGGAGTTTTCTGGTTATAGTAATCAGATACGTCAATCTTTAGAAAGAGTCGCGTTTTCCCTTACACACATGTATGAGTTGGCTATAGGGGGAACCGCAGTAGGTACAGGATTGAATGTTCCTGATGGATTTATAGATAAAGTTATCCACTATTTACGTCAGGAAACAGGAGAGCCTTTTATTGTTGCATCGAATTATTTCTCAGCATTATCTAATCACGATACACTAGTGAATGCTCATGGTGTTTTAGCTACTTTAGCTTGTGCTTTAACAAAGATAGCTACAGATCTGAGTTTTTTAGGATCGGGTCCTCGATGTGGTTTAGGAGAATTACTATTTCCTGAGAATGAGCCCGGGTCTTCAATAATGCCTGGTAAGATCAATCCTACACAATGTGAAGCTTTACAAATGGTTTGTGCTCAGGTCATAGGAAACAACCAGGCAGTAATCGTTGGTGGAAGTCGAGGAAATTTTGAACTTAATGTCATGAAACCATTGATAATTTATAATTTTTTACAATCTGTAGATATTCTTTCGGGAGCTATGCAAGCTTTCGCGGATTACTTTGTTTCAGGCTTGCGTGTGAACAAATATCGTCTTAAAGAATATTTGGATAATTCTTTAATGCTTGTTACAGCTTTAACTCCAGTTTTGGGATATGATAAATGTTCTAAAATGGCTTTAAAAGCTTTCCATGACAATATAAGCTTAAAGGAAGCTTGTATACAGATGGGATACCTATCTGGGGAAGAGTTCGATCGTTTTGTTGTTCCCGAATCTATGGTAGGGAAACATTAA
- a CDS encoding nucleoside monophosphate kinase codes for MIDESIANSIKLYTKPFSSILLFGPPGAGKDLLGNFIAHGDSQVYVSLGDIFRCYPIGSPIRQLFHKYAVSGSLIPDEDVVAVWNYYVQGLIATGKFLPDCQDLLISGLPRTVGQAKLLDSYITVRHVIILDVHEEAKLLERTQQSLYSKGRINEVGIEVLQKRLQSYQKDIDAIIQHYPIHKISRISADQKPMEVLRDVLSRLAHVFSHPGKPAN; via the coding sequence ATGATAGATGAATCCATAGCAAATAGCATAAAGCTGTATACTAAACCCTTCTCTTCCATTCTTTTATTTGGTCCTCCCGGAGCAGGTAAAGATTTATTAGGAAATTTCATAGCCCATGGGGATAGTCAGGTTTATGTTTCTCTTGGGGATATTTTCCGTTGTTATCCTATAGGATCTCCTATTCGACAGCTTTTTCATAAATACGCAGTTTCTGGATCCTTGATTCCTGATGAAGATGTTGTTGCCGTATGGAATTATTATGTTCAAGGATTGATTGCTACTGGAAAATTTCTACCAGACTGTCAAGATCTGCTCATTAGCGGTCTTCCAAGAACAGTAGGACAAGCGAAGCTTTTAGATTCATATATCACAGTACGTCATGTAATTATTTTAGATGTGCATGAAGAGGCTAAGTTACTTGAACGTACGCAACAATCTCTTTATAGTAAGGGGAGAATTAACGAGGTTGGTATTGAAGTATTGCAAAAGCGTTTGCAGTCATATCAAAAAGATATTGACGCTATCATTCAACACTATCCTATTCATAAGATTTCTCGTATCAGTGCTGACCAGAAACCGATGGAAGTACTTCGAGATGTTTTATCTCGACTTGCTCATGTGTTTTCTCACCCAGGCAAACCTGCGAATTAG
- a CDS encoding MarC family protein yields MDTIYFLLPQACILLLAADALTNVLVLNHVLTHYSRRERLLLLARESIFALFSMFALYEAALGTLYVLKTPLCAIQVVGGIAVTLTGMRAILNLSRENSWKGFTSPSALSLVTPIALPLMIGPSWLAACCILIGKRYSFASVSLILVLSWILISLATIILQVFVGGGKEKAKVLLATQTVLGLFATIVGTQLLMSGLQLAFL; encoded by the coding sequence ATGGACACTATTTATTTTTTATTACCCCAAGCTTGCATATTATTATTAGCAGCTGATGCTTTAACTAATGTTTTAGTATTAAATCATGTACTTACTCATTACTCCAGAAGAGAGCGTTTATTACTATTAGCCAGAGAAAGTATATTTGCCCTCTTTAGTATGTTCGCTCTTTATGAGGCAGCTTTAGGTACTCTATATGTATTAAAGACTCCTTTATGTGCAATACAGGTTGTTGGGGGTATTGCTGTCACTTTGACAGGAATGCGTGCTATTTTAAATTTAAGTAGAGAAAATAGTTGGAAAGGCTTTACATCTCCTTCCGCTTTATCTTTGGTAACACCTATAGCTTTACCTCTTATGATCGGACCTTCTTGGCTAGCAGCTTGCTGCATTTTAATAGGTAAACGCTATAGCTTCGCTTCTGTTTCTCTTATTCTCGTTCTTTCTTGGATCCTCATTTCTTTAGCAACGATTATCCTGCAAGTTTTTGTCGGCGGAGGCAAGGAAAAGGCTAAAGTACTCCTCGCTACACAAACGGTACTCGGTCTTTTCGCGACAATCGTAGGTACACAGCTACTTATGTCTGGATTACAATTAGCCTTCTTATAA